Proteins found in one Zea mays cultivar B73 chromosome 1, Zm-B73-REFERENCE-NAM-5.0, whole genome shotgun sequence genomic segment:
- the LOC118473183 gene encoding protein FAR1-RELATED SEQUENCE 5-like, producing MFEIRVARAYTRAVMCRFQESLKYATAFKIMHDEEGGANDWVVQHTTRSNKIVWGQHQFKVTADEDAGKYTCECKHWEHTGLFCVHVLRAFMHLQIDRIPKEYILQRYTTSARQDVPFSRDDRNLKGKDGETKSYRHKMLLKKAMKVVHHASLSKAGNDRALTVMDELLEVLSRLETDIDVEETCGTSGGDGIQDDDEANRDNEKDDEFDERNNKLYIYMIYTFELLGYD from the exons ATGTTTGAGATAAGGGTTGCAAGAGCATACACAAGGGCTGTGATGTGTAGATTCCAGGAATCTTTGAAATATGCAACCGCATTCAAGATAATGCACGACGAAGAAGGGGGTGCAAATGATTGGGTGGTGCAACATACAACTAGATCGAATAAAATTGTTTGGGGACAACACCAATTCAAAGTCACAGCTGATGAAGATGCAGGAAAGTATACTTGTGAATGCAAACATTGGGAACATACAG GGCTATTCTGTGTACATGTACTACGCGCGTTTATGCATCTTCAGATTGACCGGATACCGAAAGAATATATTTTACAAAGATACACCACCTCTGCAAGGCAAGATGTTCCGTTTTCAAGAGATGATAGGAATTTGAAGGGGAAGGATGGAGAAACTAAGTCATATAGACATAAGATGTTGCTTAAAAAGGCAATGAAAGTAGTGCATCATGCTAGTTTATCCAAAGCAGGAAATGATAGAGCCCTAACAGTAATGGATGAGCTTCTCGAAGTACTTTCGCGTTTGGAAACAGATATAGACGTTGAGGAAACTTGTGGAACTAGTGGAGGAGATGGTATACAG GACGATGATGAAGCCAATAGAGACAACGAAAAGGATGATGAATTTGACGAAAGGAATAACAAG TTATACATATACATGATTTATACGTTTGAGTTATTGGGTTATGATTGA